Below is a genomic region from Pseudopipra pipra isolate bDixPip1 chromosome 6, bDixPip1.hap1, whole genome shotgun sequence.
ATCACTGAGAAGGCTAAAAATAGCCCCAAACGTTCCGCAGGCAGGAAGGTTCTGGTGTGTGCAGGGGAGGGAAGCGCCTGACGCAAGGCTGAGCGATACCAGCAGTGCCCCGGCTTGTCTCTGGGTGGCTCTCAGGATTCCTGCCCCGAAACACGTCCCGGTGAATGTCCCGCGGGGCTTTCCCCGAGGTGCCGCCGGGCTGGATGGCGCTGCTGCGGGCAGGGAACAAAAGCGCCGTCACCGACGCGGTAATTAACGCGTCAGTAATTCAGCGAACCCCGCCGAGGCAGCTCGAGGGGCTCGAGCCCGGCCCAGCTGAGGGTGCAGGCGGGCTCGGCAGAGCCTGGGAGCGGGGCCGTGGTGGTGTCAGCCCGGCCCGTGGGAGCGGCCGTGCCTCGGCGGCCCCGGATGCTGCGGTTCCCCGCTCACACGGGGGTCGTGGCCCCGCCGAGAGGACGCGCTTGGCCACACAGCCTTTGCTCCCGAGGTTTTTCTGGCACCCTTGAACACCCGGGGAGATGGACTAAGGAGGCGCCAGGCCAGGGCACGGTGAAGCTTTGCTGGTAACCAAGGGGCCGGAGGTGTTATCCATCACCTACAGGGCGGTGCCTCCTCCAAACACCCAAACAAGAGCCCAAAGGACACACCAAGCCACGTGCACATCCCCTGCACCCACCTCTGGCATTAAACCCCCCCCAGCCAcgctgggggggcaggggcaCTGAGAGGGGACGACAGACCAGCCCCCCAGGTTATGAACCAGTCCCTTGGAGCTGTTCCCACATCCACTGGCCACTCCCAGGGGATTTCTCTGCCCAAAGGGCATTTGCTCTTACCTGGAAATCCAAGATGAGGCTCCAGTAGCATTCCCCAAAAGGCACTGCTCTGTCACACCGTCACAGGGATGCCATCCCTCGGCACATGTGGCTTCTGGAAAAggcctggctctgcaggacacCCGCGCTCCGGCTCCCAGAGCATCCCAGTTTACACCCAGAGCTCCTCGGACAACTTGCTGGCCAGTTtcttccctctgcagccccagcccggggctgTTTGTGGCCCCCcgtgccccagctctgccccatcACACGTGGTGTGAGGCGCAGAGCCCACAAAGGGAAACCCTGAGCGACACAACCCGGCGCGGGGGGCGGAGGCGGCACCGGAACCGAGCGTCTGCACGGCCCCGAGTGCCAGCTCACCTCCCTGCGGGTGCTGCCCCGGCCCACAGgaccccctgccagggcaggatggAGGATTTGGGTAAGCTGGGCCGCTCCAGAGGCGATCCTGCAGCCAGGCTTGGCGTGGGGCCGTGCCTGCAGCGCCTGGGGGGAGCCctgtccttcctctcccccagGGGCAGGCGGGGATGCTCTAAGGGGGCAGCAACGGGGGCAGCAATGGGGCCACGCTCCCTGCAGTGcctcccccatcccaggggGCTGATGGGGTGGTCGGGCAAGAGCTTGGCCAAAAACGGAGCGAGCTTGAGAGCAGGAAATGGGCCGTGGCAGCGCTGCAATCCCGGGACTGCAGCACAActtctgggggtgctgggagccGGCCCTGGCCTGGGGTGGGGAAGCAGCTGTGCcatggtggggagggaggggcatTCCCCATTTCCTGCTGTGAGGGGTGGCCAAGGTGGTGAGACAGAATTGGGAAGAATGAGCTCTCGGCTCTTCCTGGGGGAAGCAGCGCTCTGGAACCCACCAAGGCTGAGCCCTCCCCTTCCAGGGCTCGTGCTGGATGAAATGAAGGGCTGGCGGATGTTCCTTGGCAGGCCAGGGGTGGTGTGCAGGGGCAGGACCCTTTGCCAGCGGTGCCCACACTCCAGGAAGGCTGCAGGAAGTGGCAGGCACATCCTGCACCGAGGATGGGGATCTGGGTGCCCTCAGGGCACTGGCACCTGCCCGGCAGAGCCTGCTGGGATGCTCCTTTTGCTCCTGGGATTTTGGAAGTCATATAAGACCTCCCaagggggtggcagcagggTGAGCAGCCAGTGGCTGTGGTGCCTGAGGGAGGGGGTCTCTCTGTGCAGATGCTTTGCTGGCAGAACTGGAGCAGAGCTCCCTCCAGGCCTCCAAGGACCCTGTGTGGCAGGGACCGAGCTCCTGCCAGGATCCACCTGCCCCCCGTGGCTCTGAGCCTCCTGCCTCGGCAGCCCCAAAGGTACAGAGGCCTCAGCACAGACCCCCTCAGCTCGTGATGGAGCTGCCAGGGGAGCTTGGCTGCAAGGGTTTGTCCTCCCAggtgcagctgctgcctcaggCTCAGTCTCTGGGAAAGGATTTGGAGACAGTGTACAGGTAAAAATGGCCATGGGAGGGCAAAGCCATCTGGGGGTGCCCACTCATTGCTGGGATGTGCCACCTGGGGTCACCTCAATGCCCAAAAAACAGGTCTTTCTGCGAGCTGGGGCAGGTTGTACCCTGCATCCCTGCTGGGGTGAGGGCTGGGATACATGTTCCCTGCAGTGGGAAAGGGCTGTGttggtggggctggaggggtcTCAGTCCTAGAAAAAGTGGAAACCTCATCACCGCCCCCCCTGTGCCGTGTCCAGCAGCCCCACCCCggtcccacagcccccacccACGGCAGCCGCCCAGCAGCTGGATGAGCTCCTGGCCGACCTGGGCCACATGCAGAGCAAGGTGAGCTTGGCCCTGGGGAAAGCGGGTTGGGGCCTGACCTTCACCCAGCCCTCACCGTCCTGCTCCCCGGCAGCTgtctgggcagggaggcagaGTGCCCGCAGAGCCCTCTCTGGACAACATGCTGGGCAGCCTGACCCGggacctgcaggagctgggcatcACAGCCGCCCCCGCGGGGGTCTGCGCCGGCTGCCGCAAGCCCATCGCCGGCAAGGTGAGCCCCCCGCCGCCGTCCTGGCATCCCCTCCCCTCAGCATCCCCCCGGAGCCgccctcagcctcctcctgcctcctcacAGGTGCTCACAGCCCTGGGCAAAACCTGGCACCCCGAGCACTTCACCTGTGCCCGCTGCGGGCAGGGGCTGGACAGCCAGCCCTTCTTCGAGCAGGGCGGGCGGGCGTTCTGCGAGGAGGACTATCACCAGGCCTTCTCCCCCCGCTGCGCCTACTGTGCCGGCACCATCCGCGAGGTAAATCCCCCCCTGTGCTCCCACACCACCCCCCCGTCACCACCGGCCGCCTCACCTCACCTGTTCCTGCAGAAAGTCCTCACGGCCTTGGACCAGACCTGGCACCCCGAGCATTTCTTCTGCGCCCACTGCGGGAAGGTCTTCGGGGACGAGGGTATGTCCCAGGGGACGGGCGTGGCAGgcctgcccccaccccaggtAGCCCCTGCCCTCGCACCTACCGCCCCATCTGACATCCCTCCACAGTCTTTCCCTTGCCTCCTACCCCGGGCAAGCCCACATCCATGCCCTCTGCCCACCCCCCCGGTGGGTGCCCATCCCGATCCCCTCTCCGCAGGGTTCCTGGAGCGGAACGGGAAGCCCTACTGCCGCCAGGACTTCCTGGCCATGTTCGCCCCCAAATGCCAGGGCTGCGAGCGCCCGGTCACGGACAATTACCTGTCGGCCCTGCAGGGCGTGTGGCACCCCGAGTGCTTCGTGTGCACGGTGAGTGTGGGCGGCGGGGTGGCCCTGCCCGGCGTCCCTGAGGCCGTGCCAGCCTTTCCGGGTCTCCTTCCCCCCAGGAATGCCTGAGCGGCTTCTCCGGCGGCTCCTTCTTCGAGCTGGAGGGTCGGCCCTACTGCGAGCTGCACTTCCACCGGCGGCAGGGCACCATCTGCCAGGGCTGCGGCCGCCCCGTCGCCGGGCGCTGCATCACGGCCGCGGGGCGCAAGTACCACCCCGAGCACTTCGTCTGCACCTACTGCCTGGGCCGGCTGCAGAAAGGCACCTTCCGCGAGTGGGGAGACAAGATGTACTGCCAGGCCTGCCACGACAAGCTCTTCCTCTGAGCCCCCCAGCCTGGGTGCCTCCAAACTCCTCCTCTGACCCACAGCCTGCATGTCCCCAAACTCCTCCTCTGACTCCCAGCCTGGGTCCCCCCAAATTCCTCCTCTGACCCTCAGCCTGCGTGTCCCCAAACAAAATCCTCCTCTGatccccagcttggtgtctccaaACTCGTCCTCTGACCCCCAGCCTGGGTGCCCCTTTAACAAACTCCTCTGATCCCCAGCCTGGGTGCCCCTTTAACAAACTCCTCTGATCCCCAGCCTGACTGCTCCCGAACTCCTCCTCTGACCCCCAGCCTGGTGTTCCCAAACTCTTCCTCTGACTCCCAGCCTGGGTGCCCCCAAACTCCTCCTCTGACCCCCAGCCTGGGTGCCCCCAAAAAAGCTCTTCCTCTGACCCCCCAGCCTGGGTGTCTCCAAACTCCTTCTCTGAACCCCAGCCTGTGTGCCCCCAAACAAACTCCTCCTCTGACCCCCAGCCTGCATGTCCCCAGCACGGTCTCCAAAGGTCTCCAACTTACCCCTGCTGAGCCCAACATGCCTCCTTTTGTCCCACCCAGCCCACTGTCCCAGCCTTGCTGGTGCCAGGCATCCCAGGCACCATTCCTTGCCTGCATTCCTGCAAGACATTCCTGGCATTGTCCCTGCCAAGCCACACATCCTGGGCATTGCCCCCTGGACCTGAAGCAATAAAACACCCCGTCCTGCCTTTGCTCTGCTCACTGGTGGCTTTGGGGACAAAGGTGCAAGGCAGGGTGGGAGGGCTGGGAAGTGTCACCCTCAGACAAGAAAGGGTTTGTCACACAACGACACCTTTGGGAGTCCTGGAAAAGGCCCTTGTTCCCAACAGCAAAGCCAGAAACACCCAAGAGTGCAGCCAGGGGGGGCAGGCACACCGACACACTTTAAAAactttatttatataaaaaaatcattttgttttcaaagcgTTACAAGAGTGTGCACAGGAATCAGACAAGGAACGGCTTGGtgcttccccctcctcccctcctcagcccccctccccagcagggccgagggggagaggagggggatgCTGTCTTTTTGGTTcatttagaattaaaaattaaaaaaggaattagtgttttacatatttaaaggaaaagagaagagtTAGACCCCAGAACAAAACCCAACCGAGCTGAGGTGGGGCTGGAAGCAGGGAGGgcccagctggtgctggggggggggggatttggggcagGAGCAAggcaccagctctgcccctgccacCTCCCCACACCCCTCCCGGGGGGAGCCCCGGGCTGGGAGGGCTCCTGCTCCAGTTTGCAGCCTCCTACAGAGACTTCCAGttgcacagggagcagcagggccccCCAGAAGATCACAGCACGTCAATGTGCCCCAGCACCACAGccaagaggaggaggaggagcacaTCCCAGCTCCCGTGGcagcccaggctccccaggccTGGATGGCAATGCCCTGAACCCTCTCAGCGAGGGCAGGGGGGGTGGGTTCCCCCCAGAAACAGgctcccagccccactgcagccagggaaggCTCCCggtggggaagggaggagtTCAAGCCCTGCTGGAAGCCCAGGGAActccccttccccagggaagcagccGGACAGTACGATTCAAACAGCTATTTCACAGTGGCAAAAGAAAGGCACGTGTCAAGAGAAAGTCGGGGGGGGCAGCGCCGTGGGGGTCCCGGCTCCAGCCGCCCGGCACGGCGCGCCCCAAGCCCTCTCCCCAAAATCCTACTGCGTCTCCTCCCTCCACAGGGACCCTTCACACCTCCACCCTGGGAGGCCCGTCCCTCGCCCCAGCACTGACCCTCTTCCCCACATAAGGATCCTCCTCACACAGGCACCGGGTGGGAGCCGGGGCTCCCCCATCCAGACCCCTCCGCAGGATCCAGAGCCACATCCCCCTTCCCACGCCCCCCGAAGCCTCGTCTAGAGCAAAGCAAGAGAAGTTATTGCTGGCTGCTGGCTGTCCTTCCTCTCGCCCTCCCCACCCACGGCTCCAGCCCCTGGACCCCggtcctgcagcccccagggaggagggatgTCTGTGCTGTCCCTGGCTGAAGAGTGATCCCGCACgaaaaaaaatacatcctaTAGGCAacgaaaccaaaccaaaaacaaggCGGTGGCGAGTGAggtcccagtcccagtccctgCGGGCACCTTGCAGCAGGGGGAAGGCGTGGGAGAGAAGGCAGCTCCTGGTCAAGGCAGAGATCCGAGTCCTTGTGCAGCATCCACGCCGGCTGATCCGGCAGAGTCAGGCAGGAAGAGGTTTTACCCCTCGGGAGGAaggaggtggtggtggaggaCGGGAGGAGGAGCTCTCAGTCGTGGTGTCCCGGGACGGGGAGGTGCAGAGGCCCAGAGGAGGCCGAGTGGCCCCCGGGGAGCCGGCCCAGGCATGGTTTGGCTGGATGGTTGGCACAAGGAGTCCAGCAAAAATTCCAACAGTAAGACAAGGTAAAAGTCGGTCCATTCCACCATGAAGagttatatatttatatatataatatattatcaACCCAAACGGAGCGGAGGTGGGCAGGCCAGCTAGATCTTCTgctgtggagagagagagggagaggcgTTAGCAGGGCTGGGGCGGGAGCGAGAGCGGCGGAGGCGGCACCACGGCAGCAGAGATCGATCAACGGGAGCAGGATTTGGCTGGCCAAGCACCCCTAACAGCACAGCAGGATCTGTCACCACTGTCAGATTGGGCAGGACACCGCGGGACATACCGACACGGGGGAAAGCACAGCAGCTTCTTCCTCCGCCTCCTCTACCTCAGGCTGcggctcctgcccctcctcctcctgctgcagacaCACGGGGTTAGTAGGGgcgagggggtgggggggggtgtGTTAGTTGTGGGAGCccagctctcccctcctcctgccagccaggaCAGTGATGTGGCAtctcctgctcccctccctggTCAGGGACAGCTGCTCACCATCAGCGGCGCCGCCTTCACCGGCTCCATCTCTCCCAGGTCACCGGATCGCTCCAGCGTCCTGCTGTGGTCCCTCTCGTTGAGTGTGGAATAGTTGTCTGGAGTAGGAGAGGGGACAGTCAGCTGTGTCGCCTCCAGGGagggctgccccatccccacaggAGATGTGAGCTCTgccccccttccctgcacactGAGGGGGCGAGAGGCCCCCCCATTCCAGTCCCTCTCCTACCTGGTCCCATGTTGCTCATCTGGATCTCCTCCCGGGAGGATTTCTTATCTACAAGCACGGGAGAGCAGGTCAGGGACAGTCCCTGAGCCGTGGAGGAACTGCCACCTGCCCCAGCTGGGGGAGCCCAGgcccagctgcagccacagctctgtGACCCGAGGACGCTACAGGCCCTACCAGTGACAACCCCAAGGAGCCACCTAAAGCCCAAACTGAGGGCCCCGATGGCCAGGAAAGCCAGCTACGGCCCAAACTGATGGTGATGGCCCTGTGTGAGCAGCTGTGGGTGCCAGGGAAGCCCGGGctgaagggcagggaggggacaaaGGCCAGCTGCCCTGGGTACCCACACGGTGTGGGGGGATGATGGTGGGCACAGGTGCTGAAGGCAGGCACTTACCTGTTTTTTGGTTCCTGTCGATGAGAGGCAAGGTGCTGTCATCAAATGAGTTGCCTCCCTGGGTCCGAGAGGCATTGCTCAGGTTCACCTGTAGCAACAGACAGTGACCAGTCACACCCTGGGTCCGGATGTTCCTTCCCCATTGGCACATCCCACCCCTCCAGCGCCGGGATGGACCCAGGAGCCCTCCCACAACCCTTGAGCAAGGGGCTCAAAGTAACCAAAGGGTGCTCGAGCCCCCACCACATCCCCATTAGAGCAAGGGGGCCCTGCCTGGACTGGGGCAGTGCCCAGTGCTCCAGGAAAATGAGTAGTCCCTGTTTTTGGGAAAGAAACTGAGCCCAGGAGAACCTTGTTCTTCAGCACTGCCACGGCAGAGTTTAGGGTGACAAAACTCCTGCCTGTGGAGCCACACGCTGGTGTGGGACACGGGGTGTGACACTTCAGAGTGTCCTTAGCAGAGCCTTCCTGCTGGCCATCAGCTGAGGAGCAGGGACATTCCCGCACAGGGGACACCTCTGCGGGTGCCCAGTCCCACCAGCAAGGCCAAGGGCTGCAAACCGgtcctgctgagctccaggaacaccttcctccctgctgcaggaccCCACCGACTACCCCAGCCACCACAGGGCATCCCCACACCTGGAAATCTGACTTCTTCCAGCCTTCCTTCTCGAGGGGCTTCCGCAGCTCCTTGTAGCCCCAGACTGTCTGCAAGACGAGGGCGGCTGCTCGGACTTCTCTCTCTGAGCGGTTCCtaggaagaggggaaggaagagacATTTAGAAACGGTCACAGCCCGGGGGAGGCTGCTGGAGAAGGCCCTCTCCACCCCTTGGCATCACCCTTTGAGCAGCACCTACCCGGATTTGTTGATCAGCACCAGCTTCTCAATCCCCTGCGTTTCCCGCAGCTTCTTGGCGGCCTCGAGGTTGTCCACGATCACTTC
It encodes:
- the LPXN gene encoding leupaxin, producing the protein MSRGAFPEVPPGWMALLRAGNKSAVTDAVINASVIQRTPPRQLEGLEPGPAEDALLAELEQSSLQASKDPVWQGPSSCQDPPAPRGSEPPASAAPKVQLLPQAQSLGKDLETVYSSPTPVPQPPPTAAAQQLDELLADLGHMQSKLSGQGGRVPAEPSLDNMLGSLTRDLQELGITAAPAGVCAGCRKPIAGKVLTALGKTWHPEHFTCARCGQGLDSQPFFEQGGRAFCEEDYHQAFSPRCAYCAGTIREKVLTALDQTWHPEHFFCAHCGKVFGDEGFLERNGKPYCRQDFLAMFAPKCQGCERPVTDNYLSALQGVWHPECFVCTECLSGFSGGSFFELEGRPYCELHFHRRQGTICQGCGRPVAGRCITAAGRKYHPEHFVCTYCLGRLQKGTFREWGDKMYCQACHDKLFL